In one window of Myxococcales bacterium DNA:
- a CDS encoding SUMF1/EgtB/PvdO family nonheme iron enzyme → MPRHSLLPGPTPKASRFGHIVAVVGAAVFVTGVLAASPARPLVPPQGVAHMVRSTAELAPVDVASTCSAEMVLVGSVCVDRWEATLVSIDDDGREEAHSPYEAPNGKRVKAISRAGVTPQAHISKDEAKRACRAAGKRLCRGAEWRKACQGPQGTRYPYGGARKPGACVDSGRTSPVHKLHGGDHSVATMNDPRLNQVPGTVAKTGAAAECVNDYGVHDMVGNLHEWTDDGAFRGGYYLDTTQNGEGCDYKTTAHATSYYDYSTGFRCCADP, encoded by the coding sequence ATGCCCCGTCACTCTCTCCTACCCGGCCCTACACCTAAGGCGTCCCGTTTCGGGCACATCGTCGCCGTCGTGGGGGCAGCGGTGTTCGTAACCGGCGTCTTGGCGGCGTCGCCCGCGCGGCCGCTCGTGCCCCCGCAGGGCGTCGCGCACATGGTTCGGTCGACCGCTGAACTGGCTCCCGTCGACGTGGCCTCGACCTGCTCCGCGGAGATGGTCCTCGTGGGCAGCGTTTGCGTTGACCGATGGGAAGCGACGCTCGTGAGCATCGACGACGATGGCCGCGAGGAAGCTCACAGTCCCTACGAAGCGCCCAACGGAAAGCGCGTGAAGGCCATCTCGCGCGCCGGCGTCACGCCGCAAGCGCACATCTCGAAGGACGAAGCGAAGCGCGCGTGCCGCGCGGCCGGCAAGCGCTTGTGTCGAGGCGCCGAGTGGCGCAAGGCGTGTCAGGGCCCGCAAGGCACCCGCTATCCGTACGGCGGCGCGCGCAAGCCCGGCGCGTGCGTTGACAGTGGGCGCACCTCGCCGGTCCACAAGCTCCACGGCGGCGATCACTCGGTCGCCACGATGAACGATCCTCGCCTCAACCAGGTCCCCGGCACCGTCGCGAAGACGGGCGCCGCCGCCGAGTGCGTGAACGACTACGGCGTCCACGACATGGTCGGCAACCTGCACGAGTGGACCGACGACGGAGCCTTCCGCGGCGGCTACTACCTCGATACGACACAAAATGGCGAGGGCTGCGACTACAAGACCACGGCTCACGCGACCTCGTATTACGACTACTCCACGGGCTTTCGCTGCTGCGCCGACCCCTGA
- a CDS encoding sigma 54-interacting transcriptional regulator, with translation MSDSSRPPRPSVPRPEPRLRSDGPGPIIQPKAPTPGQPFKPPSPGRQGELATAPLRPITRVSVPRLVITVERENGGAVARSVIHEGELCRIGTHSSNEVVLEDPAVSRFHCRIAREEGAFRIRDGGSLNGTFLSGVRIRDADLSREVVLELGSSLVRVRTGEEDATTLVPMVPAFGAIVGASSAMQRLFLLLDKVASSDINVYIEGESGTGKELVATELVQHGTRAEKPFVVVDCGAISPNLVESELFGHVRGSFTGADRDRVGAFESAEGGTVFLDEIGELPLELQPKLLRALEQREVRRVGESRARKVNVRVICATNRDLEREVNRGRFREDLYFRLAVVTVRVPPLRERKEDLPLLVQSFLAQLGAEARQHQLFPAEVLAEMARHDWPGNVRELRNYVERSLVLETALHGLDSGPEAQPETPFDPGAPPKIDVSIPFKTAKESLVDGFERAYLKELLEQSGGNMSKAARVAGIDRMYLHRLVQKHRLRE, from the coding sequence ATGAGTGACTCCTCGCGGCCACCCCGGCCATCGGTTCCGAGGCCCGAACCTCGGCTTCGATCGGATGGGCCCGGGCCCATCATCCAGCCGAAGGCGCCGACGCCAGGGCAACCCTTCAAGCCGCCTTCGCCGGGCCGGCAAGGAGAGCTGGCGACGGCGCCGTTGCGGCCCATCACGCGCGTCTCGGTTCCGCGGCTTGTCATCACCGTTGAACGCGAGAACGGCGGGGCGGTGGCCCGCAGCGTCATCCATGAGGGAGAGCTTTGCCGCATCGGCACGCACTCGTCGAACGAGGTGGTGCTCGAGGATCCGGCCGTTTCGAGGTTTCATTGTCGCATCGCGCGTGAGGAGGGGGCCTTCCGCATTCGCGACGGCGGCTCACTCAACGGCACGTTCCTATCGGGGGTTCGCATCCGCGACGCGGACCTCTCCCGCGAGGTCGTGCTCGAGCTCGGCAGCTCGCTCGTGCGCGTTCGGACCGGCGAAGAAGACGCGACGACGCTCGTGCCGATGGTGCCCGCCTTTGGGGCCATCGTAGGCGCGAGCTCGGCGATGCAACGGCTCTTCTTGCTCCTCGACAAGGTCGCCTCGAGCGACATCAACGTCTACATCGAAGGCGAGAGCGGCACGGGCAAGGAGCTCGTGGCGACGGAGCTGGTTCAGCACGGCACCCGCGCCGAAAAGCCCTTCGTCGTCGTCGATTGCGGCGCCATCTCGCCGAACCTCGTCGAGAGCGAACTCTTTGGCCACGTCCGGGGATCGTTCACCGGCGCCGATCGCGATCGCGTCGGCGCCTTTGAGTCGGCCGAGGGCGGCACCGTCTTCCTGGACGAGATCGGCGAGCTGCCGCTGGAGCTTCAACCGAAGCTCCTCCGGGCCCTCGAGCAACGCGAAGTGCGGCGCGTTGGCGAGTCGCGCGCGCGCAAGGTGAACGTGCGCGTCATCTGCGCGACGAATCGCGATCTCGAGCGCGAGGTGAACCGAGGTCGCTTTCGCGAGGACCTCTACTTCCGCCTCGCCGTGGTCACGGTTCGGGTGCCGCCGCTCCGCGAGCGCAAGGAAGACTTGCCCTTGCTCGTGCAGTCGTTTCTCGCGCAGCTCGGCGCCGAGGCGCGGCAGCACCAGCTCTTTCCTGCCGAGGTGCTCGCGGAGATGGCGCGCCACGATTGGCCCGGTAACGTGCGCGAGCTCAGGAACTACGTCGAGCGAAGCTTGGTCCTCGAGACGGCGCTCCACGGGCTCGACAGCGGCCCCGAGGCGCAACCTGAGACGCCCTTCGACCCGGGCGCGCCCCCGAAGATCGACGTCTCCATCCCCTTCAAGACCGCGAAGGAGTCGCTCGTCGATGGCTTCGAACGCGCCTACCTCAAAGAGCTGCTCGAGCAGTCCGGCGGCAACATGAGCAAGGCGGCCCGCGTGGCGGGCATCGACCGCATGTATCTACACCGGCTCGTGCAGAAGCATCGCCTTCGCGAGTAG
- a CDS encoding response regulator, which translates to METILIVDDVQTNRELIGKIVSASGHRPEYASDGDEALIRAKELKPALIFMDVVMPSMNGFQACRKLKQDEVTSKIPVVLVTSKSGDSDKFWGQKQGADMHIGKPFGDGEIQEAIKRYVR; encoded by the coding sequence ATGGAGACGATTCTCATTGTGGACGACGTGCAGACGAACCGAGAGCTCATCGGCAAGATCGTGTCGGCCTCGGGTCACCGACCCGAATACGCGTCCGACGGCGACGAAGCGCTGATTCGCGCCAAGGAGCTGAAGCCTGCACTGATCTTCATGGACGTCGTGATGCCGTCGATGAACGGCTTCCAGGCGTGCCGCAAGCTGAAGCAGGACGAAGTGACCTCGAAGATCCCCGTCGTCCTCGTCACGTCGAAGTCCGGCGACAGCGACAAGTTCTGGGGCCAGAAGCAAGGCGCCGACATGCACATCGGCAAGCCCTTCGGCGACGGCGAGATTCAAGAAGCCATCAAGCGCTACGTCCGGTGA